A stretch of DNA from Nostoc edaphicum CCNP1411:
CATCACCAAGGGATTTGAGAGGAACCTGCTTTACAATCGTGTCGAGCCATTGGGGGTCTAGTCCTGCCTCGACCAGGGTAGGAGCCAATTGCCACCCATTCGAGATGCCATTCGACTCTAGCCATTCTGTGACCTCATCTTCCCTGTTGCTTTGGGTCAGCACAGCAACTGACAAAGCAGATTTCGCTTGCGCTGTCGCGTCGCGTGGCAAATCAGTTAGAAAAGTCAGTTGCTCTTGTGTCAGCTGCTGATGCAATTTAAGTGCTAAAGATGGTAACACTTGAAAAATTTTTTCCAGGTGTTCTACGCCCCGACTCAGTGCAGCGGCTGGGTTATTTAGCTCATGGGCAAGACCAGCGGATAAAATACCAAGTGCATTGAGCTTGCCATGATGTTGAAGTACTTCCTCGTAGTTCTGCCACAATCGTGCTGTAGCGCGTAGCACGCCACGGGCGAGCAAAGGGTATCTCCCCAGCACATGCCAAAAAGCCTTTTCTTCCAACCGAAATAGATGACTATCGCGGACAACACGTCCAGTGCCAAGATACACTGGAATGTCTAATAGAAAAAGCTCTGGACCGAAAAAGGAGCCCGGCTCCAAGTTAATGACATATACCTCCTGGTTGCCAAACTCTTTCGTTGTAAATTCAAGTTCGCCTACCAGTAAGACGTAGAAATGATCGGCAGGTTCTCCCTGCTTGACAAGTGTGTCACCCTGCTGGAGCAACAACTGAGTACCTTGAGCGACTAACCAGTTCAATTGCTCATTGGTTAAATTTGCAAATAGCTGCACTTGGCGTAAAGCATATGCGGTGTCTGTCATGTTGCTGTTCCGTTAAAGTCTTGATGGATGAATAGCGCTTTACGGTTGTCTTGACGCTTCCGGTTGGGAAATGGAGGAAGAAAACATGTCTCGTGACCGTACAAGAATCAACGTCAATAACGCACCGACCAAGGAGACAAAGGCAACTATCACAAACAAATTACTGTACGCACTAGAATAGCTTTCAATGGCAGCTTTTGTAAATATCTCTCGACCAGCAGAAATTGTCGTTGCTGCACCATTAATGTCACCACGTGCTATCTGGTTTGCGATTTGTGCGGTAGAACTTCCCAATCGGACAGATGTACCCCATAATAAATCGGATAAACGGCTCTGAGTAAGGCTAGTCAGAATTGCTCCTGCCCCTCCGATTGTGATTGCATCGCCCGTAAGGCGCATCGTATTGAAAATTCCTGATGCCATCCCACTGTGTTCAGGGTTAACCACACTCACTGCTAGGTTATCCAACAGCCCGTTTACTATACCTGTACCAGTACCAATTATCAGCAAAGCGCTCACGAGTGCTATTCCCTCGGTTTCTGCAACAGTTCTGCTCAACCACAAAGCACCCAAACCGTTTAAAACTAGCCCAACACTTACTAGCGCCCGCACAGAGAAATGGTTTGCTAAGCGACCCGCTAAAGCAGGAACCCCTGCTACGGGAATAGTTAGGGGTAGTATTGCTAATCCTGCCTGGAGCGGAGAGTAGTTGTTGATTCCCTGAAAGTAAAGGGGCAGATAGACTAACGGGGTGAGAAAGACAAATGCAACTATAATTGGGAGGATCTGAGCAGCAACAAACGTGGGGTTGTGAAATAGCTCTAGATCAAACATCGGGTAGCGCTGACTGCGCTCTAGTGTAATAAAAAGTGTGAATCCTACAATAGCACCCAATAGTGTGCCTAGCGTTTGAAGATTGCCCCAACCTGCCTCGGAGCCATTCGTCAAGCCATAAATGAGCAAAAACAAAGATAAGCTGAAGCTAACAAGACCAAGCCAGTCAATACTAGTTGCCTCGGGATCTTTGGATTCACACATCTTCGGAACCGCCAGTATCAAAACCCCCAAGCTAATGGGTATATTAATGAGAAAAATCCATCGCCAGCTCCAGGCTGTGATTATCGCACCGCCTATTGTTGTTCCGAAAGCAAGACCAATGCCCAAGCAAGCACCGAAGATGCCAAAAGCTTTTGCCCGTTCGGCATCGTTACGGAATACACTGGCAATAAGAGCAGACCCTGATGGCAGGACAAGTGCCCCGCAGATGCCTGCAACAGATCGCGAAAAATTAAGCATCAGCGGATCTTGAGACAGTCCAGATAAAAGGGCAGCTACAATGAATAGAGCAATGCCAATGGAAAAGAAGCGACGACGCCCCCACAAATCTGCCATTGACCCAGCACTCAGCAAAAATGCTCCAAAGGCTAAATTGTAAGCATTCATTACCCATTGCAATTGGGCAAAGCTTGCATTCAGTTCCTGACGAATGCTGTCTAAAGCTACTCCAACACTGGTTATGTTGATCGTTAACATAATGCCAGCGGCGCAAGCGCCGATTAGAGTTGCTTGTTTGCACTCTGACCTATCAATTAACTTAGTTTTTACGTTTTGCAAAGTTTTACCTTCATTAATTTTAATTCTCATTAAAGTCCATCAGTGCAATGGGACTAAAATAAGTGTAAGTCCTTGATACAACTGGTTTTTTAGTGTAGGAGTGTGGGGTGTAAGAAAAACTCCATAATACGCATTGGTTTACTCGTATCCTTATTTAAAAGCTAGTTATTTCCCTTACCCCCCTAAACCCTGCCAAACGCGAGGATTTCATCTTAACTTGATGCCATCCCGCAATAAGTCCCGTTGAATGTGAATTGTAAATTGTCGCTGGCTAGGTGTTTTGTATGAGCGTGTTGCAGTTTTTAGATTGCAAATTGTTGTAAACAAATAATTAATTTGGGATTAGGCTTGAGGTGTATTGTCTCCAAAAGACTCCTTGAAAACAAGTGGGTTAAAGTATTCTTTCACGGAGATGAGTCTCCCATCCCGTAATTCAAATAATCCACAGTAGTGATTGTTATAAGACCGACCCGTATCAGCGATTTCTGTTTCACCATAGTATTCGGCAATTGCTAAATTTGGGTTTAACGTGGGGTAAATTTTTCGATCGATAAATGCCATTCGTTTCATGGCTTTTGGTAACGTACTGAAGTGGCGGAATATTGTTTCTTTACCTTCTAAACGATTGGGAAAACCTGCGGGAGCATAAGGCATATTATGCACACCTTCTTCAGCCCACAAATTAATCCATTTCTCAATATTCATTGCCTCTAAGAGGTCAAGAAAATCTGATATGACTCGGATAATGTGCTCGTGTTTGGCGGTATTTTGGTCTATTGTTATCATACTGATATGCAAATTCTGCTGTTACTAAGGAATCAAGGTGATATTTGGGCTTATTGGGTTCAACACCCTTCTTTTGGTTAGGTATAACAATCCACGGCAGAGAATATATAGCAATCATATCTGAGTTGTGAAAATTACTTTCTTTAACGAATCGCAAAGTTTAGAAATAGAATATTTCACAAATGGTTTACAATTGCTATATTTACACTCAAAAACTAGTTCATATGAGTGTACCGATTATGTTTATATGGTCATATTAGAACAAGTTTAACGAAGTTGTTACAACTTTATAAAAGAGGATTGATTAGACTATTTGTTTTAACCAGATTATCCTCTTTTGAACCTTAATTTAGACGTCGTCATCTGAATCAAATTAGGTAGACTATTCGTGTTACAGATTTTTAGTAACGGAATTCTACGACAACAATGATCCACCAACGGCACGAATAAGTTGCCCAGTGATCCAACGCGCATCATCGCTGACCAAAAATGCAACAACATCTGCAATGTCTTCGGGCTGTCCTATACGGCCTAGAGGAGAGGACTTAGACACTTCAATTCTCTTATCTTCTGAAAAAGATTCTTTGAAAAGGTCTGTATCCGTGGGACCAGGCGCAACGGTATTAACAGTGATAGCACGCGCACCCAATTCCTTTGCTGCAGACATAGTGAACATCTCCACAGCTGCCCTAGTGCCTGAATAGTGTGTATAGCCTGCATAGCCGGAAACGGTAGCACTAGAAGAGAAATTGATAATGCGCCCGCCGTCCTCTATGTACCGTGCAGCTTCTTGCATGGAAAAGAAATTGCCCTTAGCATTGATTGCGAACACCGTATCGAAGTCCTCTTCTGTTACTTCTATAAGTTGCTTTGCCGGTGGAAAGTAAGCGGCATTGTTCACCAAAATGTCCAGTTTACCAAAATAATCGATTGTTTCCCGAAACATATCGCGCGTTTCTGGAATATTGCCTATACTAGCTTGCACAGCCAGAGCTTTTCCGCCTTCAGCTTCAATTTCTGAGACAACTTCATGTGCCTTGTTGACATTGCTGGCGTAGTTGACCACGACACTCGCGCCGTCTTTAGCCAAACGTTTGGCAATGGCGCGTCCAATTCCTCGTGAACCACCAGTTATAATCGCAACTTTTCCGATGAGAGATCCCATAGTATTACCTTCCTTTGTTAAAGAGTTTACAAGTCCAATTCATTCTCAACTGCAGCAACCTTGTGAAATTTATAAACAATTGATATCAATTTTATTAATTGTAAAACTATACTGTAAGGGTTAATATTTAGAAGTACGTTTGTTTTTTTTATTTTTTAATTTAATTGTGTCATTTTTTTGAAAAAGTATCTAATCAACAATACCTTAGCCAAAAAAAGAGTATGAAGAGAGAGGGCGCTCTGTAGTAGAGTTGTTGTCTTCCCAAACGACAACTCAAAAACTACAATTCGCCCATGTTCGATATCCTATCACTGTTACAATGCCTACTACCGCAGATCAACGCTACGACGATGCGCCGAATGAACCAGATCATCATGGCCATGTTAGCAATGAGCGGCCGAGCTACCATGTTGGGAATTTCTCGTTGGACAGACATTGGTGGTAGTTATCGGACAATGTTGAGATTTTTTCATACAGTAATACCTTGGGCAACGTTACAGGGCGAACGCATCTTATTTACTAATAGAAACTAAGAAAGATTTCAAAACGACATAGATAATTGTAAAAATTGATGTGACCATAAGCAGAATAAATCAAATATT
This window harbors:
- a CDS encoding sensor histidine kinase; the encoded protein is MTDTAYALRQVQLFANLTNEQLNWLVAQGTQLLLQQGDTLVKQGEPADHFYVLLVGELEFTTKEFGNQEVYVINLEPGSFFGPELFLLDIPVYLGTGRVVRDSHLFRLEEKAFWHVLGRYPLLARGVLRATARLWQNYEEVLQHHGKLNALGILSAGLAHELNNPAAALSRGVEHLEKIFQVLPSLALKLHQQLTQEQLTFLTDLPRDATAQAKSALSVAVLTQSNREDEVTEWLESNGISNGWQLAPTLVEAGLDPQWLDTIVKQVPLKSLGDVLAWLEATLSGVLLLSEIKQGSARISELVNAVKEYSYMDRAPLQKVDAHEGLESTLKILGCKLKSEVVVIREYDSHLPHIHVYGSELNQVWTNLIDNAIDAMDGQGQIRVRTAREEECILVEIADNGPGIPLEIQSRIFEPFFTTKDIGKGTGLGLDIVRRIVVGQHKGSIRIFSHPGDTRFQVRLPINLSDFS
- a CDS encoding MFS transporter; the encoded protein is MQNVKTKLIDRSECKQATLIGACAAGIMLTINITSVGVALDSIRQELNASFAQLQWVMNAYNLAFGAFLLSAGSMADLWGRRRFFSIGIALFIVAALLSGLSQDPLMLNFSRSVAGICGALVLPSGSALIASVFRNDAERAKAFGIFGACLGIGLAFGTTIGGAIITAWSWRWIFLINIPISLGVLILAVPKMCESKDPEATSIDWLGLVSFSLSLFLLIYGLTNGSEAGWGNLQTLGTLLGAIVGFTLFITLERSQRYPMFDLELFHNPTFVAAQILPIIVAFVFLTPLVYLPLYFQGINNYSPLQAGLAILPLTIPVAGVPALAGRLANHFSVRALVSVGLVLNGLGALWLSRTVAETEGIALVSALLIIGTGTGIVNGLLDNLAVSVVNPEHSGMASGIFNTMRLTGDAITIGGAGAILTSLTQSRLSDLLWGTSVRLGSSTAQIANQIARGDINGAATTISAGREIFTKAAIESYSSAYSNLFVIVAFVSLVGALLTLILVRSRDMFSSSISQPEASRQP
- a CDS encoding nuclear transport factor 2 family protein codes for the protein MITIDQNTAKHEHIIRVISDFLDLLEAMNIEKWINLWAEEGVHNMPYAPAGFPNRLEGKETIFRHFSTLPKAMKRMAFIDRKIYPTLNPNLAIAEYYGETEIADTGRSYNNHYCGLFELRDGRLISVKEYFNPLVFKESFGDNTPQA
- a CDS encoding SDR family oxidoreductase codes for the protein MGSLIGKVAIITGGSRGIGRAIAKRLAKDGASVVVNYASNVNKAHEVVSEIEAEGGKALAVQASIGNIPETRDMFRETIDYFGKLDILVNNAAYFPPAKQLIEVTEEDFDTVFAINAKGNFFSMQEAARYIEDGGRIINFSSSATVSGYAGYTHYSGTRAAVEMFTMSAAKELGARAITVNTVAPGPTDTDLFKESFSEDKRIEVSKSSPLGRIGQPEDIADVVAFLVSDDARWITGQLIRAVGGSLLS